Proteins encoded by one window of Gemmatimonadota bacterium:
- the mnmE gene encoding tRNA uridine-5-carboxymethylaminomethyl(34) synthesis GTPase MnmE has translation MSSGEEDTIAAEATAHGRGAIAVIRISGPAAFTIVKRHVATWPANQRQATLCTIRDRDGDVLDEALVTTFVGPASFTGEDVVEIATHGGTTVPTLVLAALVASGARVALPGEFTRRAVLNGKLDLVQAEAIGDLIDSTSRAMQRVAMTQLDGGLSRRIEELRDRVIGLEALLAYDIDFPEEDDGPIPKSRITVATASVIASLNDLLATAPAGELVRNGALVVIAGAPNAGKSSLFNAMLGRSRAIVTEIPGTTRDAIEAVLDAGPWPIRLVDTAGLRETTDAVEQLGIEVATRYLASADAVLACGDSADGVLRTTTAVSQLTDAPVIPVRTKGDLAHSVDVNTVSATTGQGIRELLDRVTEVVSERYGRAPLDAPILTRERQRFCVEQAREEMVAFAAAIEDKALPASIAAVHLRSAVNALADVTGTIDVEDVLDRLFRTFCVGK, from the coding sequence TTGAGTAGCGGCGAAGAAGACACGATTGCAGCAGAGGCGACGGCTCACGGAAGGGGTGCCATCGCCGTGATTCGCATTTCCGGGCCGGCCGCGTTCACGATCGTGAAGCGTCACGTGGCAACGTGGCCGGCAAATCAGCGCCAGGCAACGTTATGCACCATACGAGACCGGGATGGCGACGTCCTGGACGAGGCGCTTGTCACCACGTTCGTGGGTCCAGCGTCGTTCACCGGCGAGGATGTGGTCGAGATCGCCACACATGGCGGTACGACTGTACCGACGCTGGTGCTGGCTGCACTCGTTGCCTCAGGGGCGCGCGTTGCACTACCGGGCGAATTCACGCGCCGGGCGGTGCTGAACGGCAAGCTCGATCTGGTACAGGCAGAGGCGATCGGGGATCTGATCGATTCCACTTCGCGCGCAATGCAGCGAGTGGCGATGACTCAGCTCGACGGCGGCTTGTCGCGGCGGATCGAGGAGCTACGCGACCGTGTGATCGGTCTGGAAGCGCTCCTTGCATACGACATCGACTTTCCGGAAGAGGACGACGGCCCGATTCCGAAGTCGAGAATTACTGTGGCGACGGCAAGCGTCATCGCATCGCTGAACGATCTGCTCGCGACGGCACCGGCGGGGGAGCTGGTGCGGAACGGGGCACTGGTTGTAATCGCGGGGGCGCCAAACGCGGGGAAGTCATCGTTGTTCAATGCAATGCTGGGCCGGTCGCGTGCCATCGTAACCGAGATTCCCGGGACAACCAGGGATGCGATCGAGGCCGTGCTCGATGCCGGCCCGTGGCCGATTCGCCTGGTGGACACGGCGGGCTTGCGCGAAACGACGGACGCCGTCGAGCAACTCGGGATCGAGGTCGCAACGCGATATCTCGCATCGGCGGATGCCGTGCTCGCATGCGGTGACAGTGCCGACGGCGTGTTACGGACAACGACCGCTGTATCACAGCTGACGGATGCGCCGGTGATCCCGGTGCGGACGAAGGGTGATCTCGCACACTCTGTCGACGTGAACACCGTAAGCGCAACAACTGGACAGGGCATACGCGAGCTTCTCGACAGGGTCACGGAGGTGGTATCCGAGCGCTACGGAAGAGCGCCACTGGATGCTCCCATCCTTACGCGAGAGCGGCAGCGTTTTTGTGTGGAACAGGCACGTGAGGAAATGGTCGCCTTTGCAGCCGCGATTGAAGATAAAGCATTGCCAGCGTCGATCGCGGCGGTGCATCTTCGCAGTGCCGTCAACGCGCTGGCGGACGTAACGGGCACAATCGACGTGGAGGACGTTCTGGATCGTCTCTTCCGAACTTTCTGCGTGGGCAAATGA
- a CDS encoding stage II sporulation protein M codes for MTTSAPIATNPPFVPASSLDISLEVETPEQIALSYSIAGIGSRGAAAAIDTLITLAILVGLTVILLIAANHMGPRLAKAPPSSAWVLAFYFIAQFVIMWGYYVIFEGIWDGQTPGKRIMKLRVVRDGGFSVTFGASAVRNLLRVVDAFGVYLVAIVVALMNSSRKRLGDIVAGTFVVKEERVQARSAPLPATARDRNLFARLSDDEYSVLERYIERRGTLDPAHRDVIVAQLAARFAEHLPSATSPRGALVRLYESERDTRASGVASRSDTGAQREQHAIVALGLKRWNDFAAALDAAYKKRLSRMAPEDVSALVARYREMTTDLARLQTASRGRNNESLFYVSRLVARGHNLLYRQRGRTIATVFDYMTDTVPSEVRRSWRPIALAALLLFGPAAAAYTSIVQNPAIASRILPDEMISRATMGSEREKRGEGYVSIPEEIRPVVASRIISNNVTVTYLTFAMGLTAGIGTILMLVFNGVAIGSGVGLFASRGVARLIFAFIAPHGVLELSAICIAGGGGLLIAKGILLPLNRTRRDALVENGRRAIDLIAASTLLLIVAGTLEGLVSPRVWPLTWKLTISGVTALLMLGYLSLGRRVKASSVP; via the coding sequence ATGACAACTTCCGCACCGATTGCAACAAACCCACCGTTTGTGCCGGCATCGAGCCTGGACATCTCGCTGGAGGTGGAGACTCCGGAGCAGATCGCTCTATCCTACTCCATTGCCGGGATAGGATCACGCGGTGCTGCAGCGGCGATCGACACATTGATCACCCTGGCGATACTCGTTGGACTGACCGTGATACTGCTGATCGCAGCCAATCACATGGGGCCCCGGCTGGCGAAGGCACCTCCGTCATCGGCATGGGTGCTCGCATTCTATTTCATCGCGCAGTTCGTGATAATGTGGGGCTACTACGTGATATTCGAGGGAATCTGGGATGGCCAGACTCCTGGTAAAAGGATCATGAAGCTGCGTGTCGTTCGTGACGGGGGTTTTTCGGTCACGTTCGGTGCGTCTGCGGTGCGGAATCTACTACGCGTCGTCGATGCATTTGGAGTCTATCTCGTCGCAATCGTCGTCGCGCTCATGAACAGCTCGCGCAAGCGGCTTGGGGACATCGTCGCCGGCACGTTCGTCGTGAAGGAGGAGCGGGTGCAGGCTCGCTCCGCGCCGTTGCCCGCGACCGCACGGGATCGCAACTTGTTTGCCCGCCTCAGCGATGACGAGTACTCGGTGCTCGAGCGTTATATCGAACGGCGCGGCACACTTGACCCGGCGCACAGGGACGTCATTGTCGCGCAGCTGGCGGCCAGGTTTGCGGAGCATCTGCCATCAGCAACGTCGCCGAGGGGCGCGCTCGTGCGGTTGTATGAATCCGAACGAGATACAAGGGCAAGTGGTGTTGCGTCACGAAGCGATACCGGCGCTCAGCGAGAGCAGCACGCAATTGTCGCATTGGGCCTCAAACGCTGGAATGATTTCGCAGCTGCGCTCGATGCCGCATACAAGAAGCGGCTATCACGAATGGCGCCCGAAGACGTATCGGCTCTTGTCGCGCGCTACAGGGAGATGACGACCGATCTGGCGCGCCTTCAGACTGCGAGCCGCGGCCGCAACAACGAGTCTCTGTTCTACGTGAGTCGTCTGGTTGCGCGTGGGCACAATCTGTTGTACCGCCAGCGTGGGCGCACCATCGCAACGGTCTTTGATTACATGACGGACACCGTGCCGTCGGAAGTACGAAGGTCATGGAGGCCTATCGCGCTGGCTGCGCTGTTGCTGTTCGGGCCAGCCGCCGCCGCGTACACCAGCATCGTTCAGAATCCGGCAATTGCCAGCCGGATCCTGCCAGATGAGATGATAAGCAGAGCGACGATGGGCAGTGAGCGAGAAAAGCGCGGCGAAGGGTATGTATCCATACCAGAGGAGATTCGGCCAGTCGTAGCAAGCAGGATCATCTCGAACAATGTGACGGTGACGTATCTCACATTCGCGATGGGGTTGACGGCAGGAATCGGAACGATCCTCATGCTCGTATTCAACGGTGTCGCAATTGGAAGCGGCGTCGGCCTGTTTGCATCGCGCGGTGTGGCGAGACTCATCTTTGCGTTCATAGCGCCACACGGTGTTCTCGAGCTGAGCGCAATCTGCATCGCCGGTGGTGGTGGGTTGCTGATCGCCAAGGGAATTCTGCTTCCGCTCAATAGAACCCGACGAGACGCGCTGGTGGAAAATGGAAGGCGTGCAATCGATCTCATTGCAGCGTCGACTCTGTTACTGATCGTTGCGGGAACACTGGAGGGATTGGTGTCGCCGCGAGTATGGCCGCTGACCTGGAAGCTCACGATCTCCGGTGTGACGGCGCTTTTGATGCTCGGCTATCTGTCGCTGGGACGGCGGGTCAAAGCGTCGAGCGTTCCTTGA
- a CDS encoding DUF58 domain-containing protein, which produces MVAITAPVWIFSSSTAGQVVATAVTAIVAIAALVDALRIPGARYVKLTRDFPATIGVGDSRMGTCTITSSWPGPLSVFMTQQLPSALLATNLDAKEMEVGPGSSVLTTLTVTGRARGTFPLGPVAITISGPWKLVRRSVIYYPSDTISIIPSMANAGRYRLLAAQYRVRTAGQRVIRRRGAGTSFANLRDYVPGDDPRRIDWKATARRHRLISREFTVEQGQTIMIAIDCGRMMTQLAGDRPRFEYALASALTLADIALSTGDRVGLIVFDSLVRRYIAPTRAPGTLGALRDALTGVTATMTEPDYAAAFRTLTERNRRRSLIVLFTDVIDVRSSRAVIALTARSAERHLPLVVALRNEQLVLASVPSPDASDEQTYESAAAEELLSARDEALQIMRQAGVAVLDTAPRGMTAALINRYLEIKERSTL; this is translated from the coding sequence GTGGTAGCGATAACTGCACCGGTCTGGATCTTTTCCTCGAGCACGGCTGGTCAGGTAGTCGCGACTGCAGTAACTGCAATCGTCGCGATCGCAGCCCTTGTCGATGCACTACGGATTCCCGGCGCACGTTACGTGAAGCTGACGCGTGATTTCCCGGCCACGATCGGTGTCGGTGACAGCAGAATGGGAACATGCACGATCACGTCGTCGTGGCCTGGCCCACTGAGCGTCTTCATGACTCAGCAACTTCCCTCGGCGCTCCTTGCCACCAACCTCGACGCAAAAGAGATGGAAGTCGGTCCGGGTAGCTCGGTTCTTACCACTCTTACGGTTACAGGACGAGCCCGCGGCACGTTCCCGCTCGGCCCGGTTGCAATCACCATCTCTGGCCCGTGGAAGTTAGTCCGGCGCTCGGTGATTTATTATCCAAGTGATACTATTTCGATAATCCCGTCCATGGCTAACGCTGGCCGGTATCGTCTCCTCGCTGCGCAGTACCGCGTGAGAACCGCGGGCCAGCGTGTGATACGTCGGCGCGGTGCAGGAACATCGTTCGCCAATCTCCGCGACTATGTACCGGGCGATGACCCGCGCCGCATCGACTGGAAGGCGACCGCGCGCCGTCACCGCCTCATCTCGCGCGAGTTCACGGTGGAGCAGGGCCAGACCATCATGATCGCGATCGACTGCGGCAGAATGATGACTCAGCTCGCCGGCGACAGACCGCGCTTCGAGTATGCTCTCGCGTCAGCACTGACTCTTGCGGATATCGCTCTCTCCACCGGCGATCGCGTCGGTCTCATTGTCTTCGACTCGCTTGTCCGCCGTTACATCGCGCCGACGCGCGCGCCCGGCACCCTCGGTGCCCTCCGGGACGCATTGACCGGCGTCACGGCAACGATGACGGAACCGGATTACGCAGCTGCATTCCGTACCCTCACCGAGCGCAATCGGCGCCGCTCACTCATTGTCCTCTTCACCGATGTGATAGACGTTCGATCTTCACGCGCCGTGATAGCACTGACTGCAAGAAGCGCCGAACGTCATCTTCCGCTGGTCGTGGCCTTGCGCAATGAGCAGCTGGTTCTGGCCTCCGTTCCATCGCCGGATGCCAGTGACGAGCAGACCTACGAGAGCGCCGCCGCCGAGGAGCTTCTCTCCGCACGGGACGAAGCGCTTCAGATCATGCGCCAGGCCGGAGTCGCAGTCCTCGATACAGCGCCCAGGGGCATGACTGCTGCTCTGATCAATCGCTATCTGGAAATCAAGGAACGCTCGACGCTTTGA
- a CDS encoding MoxR family ATPase, translated as MSRVTDLTATSAALQRIRDTVAARVLGQEDVIDQILAAFVARGHILLEGVPGTAKTLLVRVLAGALDVRFGRVQFTPDLMPSDVAGVSVYQESSRAFEFRPGPIFTDLLLADEINRAPAKTQSALLEAMQERQVTVDGVTHSLGDMFSVFATQNPVEYEGTYPLPEAQLDRFLVNVRIGYPAKSAELAMLENYSEGFDAERTSTFMPTPVVTGAEVSHLRMMTDSVNVTVDVREYITDIVRATREDTSLTLGASPRAAVALFRIARAAALVAGRDFATPDDVKQHALPVLRHRILLAPELQVEGRSTDDVITAILARVPAPQ; from the coding sequence ATTTCGAGAGTGACTGATCTCACCGCTACATCCGCCGCGCTCCAGCGCATTCGCGATACCGTCGCAGCCCGTGTCCTTGGCCAGGAAGACGTGATCGATCAGATCCTCGCCGCATTCGTTGCCCGGGGACACATTCTGCTCGAAGGCGTTCCCGGCACGGCGAAGACATTGCTTGTTCGAGTACTCGCCGGCGCATTGGATGTGCGCTTCGGACGTGTTCAGTTCACGCCCGACCTCATGCCATCCGACGTGGCTGGCGTGAGTGTCTATCAGGAATCGTCGCGCGCGTTCGAGTTTCGTCCAGGCCCGATATTCACCGATCTCCTCCTGGCGGATGAGATCAACCGCGCCCCTGCCAAGACTCAGTCGGCTTTGCTCGAAGCGATGCAGGAACGGCAGGTCACCGTCGATGGTGTGACGCATTCACTCGGTGACATGTTCAGCGTATTTGCGACGCAGAACCCCGTGGAATACGAAGGCACCTACCCACTCCCGGAAGCGCAGCTGGACCGTTTTCTCGTCAACGTGCGAATCGGCTATCCGGCAAAGAGCGCCGAGCTCGCAATGCTCGAGAACTATTCCGAAGGATTCGACGCGGAACGTACGAGTACATTCATGCCCACGCCCGTCGTGACAGGTGCGGAAGTGTCACACCTTCGCATGATGACGGATAGCGTCAATGTGACGGTCGACGTCCGCGAATACATCACCGACATCGTACGAGCCACGCGCGAGGATACGTCACTGACACTTGGAGCATCGCCACGCGCGGCAGTCGCACTTTTCCGTATCGCGCGGGCCGCTGCGCTCGTGGCAGGCCGCGACTTCGCCACCCCTGACGACGTGAAACAGCACGCACTTCCAGTGTTGCGTCACCGCATTCTTCTCGCTCCCGAGCTGCAGGTCGAGGGTCGCTCGACAGACGACGTGATTACGGCGATCCTCGCACGAGTGCCTGCACCGCAATGA
- a CDS encoding DUF4350 domain-containing protein, giving the protein MSDAPSITGFKTRAGGSLFTAARVLSAVAILLVIFVLFAPQEREDVGTAYSSQAVGAGGVRALYETLGRLGFITSRNEKPLTSPATLDSTSAYALIQPAQPLTTIEQAQILAAVRRGMVLLFTPDDDELTDSLGFELNSAPSGFYTLSRTTVAGGNPPTPAIQDPRAAFQAAFPISVTVASKSKSDNQTFLWLQSLRDGDGAKADSALRPALVLGHRLGQGYVIAVAPAEILMNQVMRNPQAAIAIVRALQFANGSGSSPKRPGSVVFDEYHHGFGIHADMPAAISHALTDTPLGRVTLGIVAAALVLLLAFAVRPLGPLPVPLISRRSPLEHVGALAHAYSQVDARSLGTGMLVRGLRRRHSLGLPRSVSNSTYLSALRDRLPATSPDIDRIATALVPDSPNSSDHLAAVGAAVANIERAFRE; this is encoded by the coding sequence ATGAGCGACGCGCCATCCATCACCGGATTCAAGACACGAGCTGGCGGTAGTCTATTTACGGCTGCCCGCGTTCTCTCCGCTGTAGCAATCCTGCTGGTCATCTTTGTCCTCTTCGCTCCACAGGAACGAGAAGATGTGGGAACGGCGTACAGCTCCCAGGCCGTAGGAGCGGGTGGCGTCAGAGCGCTCTACGAAACGCTGGGCCGGCTCGGCTTCATCACGAGTCGCAACGAAAAGCCGCTCACTTCACCCGCCACCCTCGATTCGACCTCGGCTTACGCTCTCATACAACCCGCGCAACCGCTCACGACGATCGAGCAGGCGCAAATTCTGGCGGCAGTGCGTCGCGGTATGGTTCTCCTATTCACCCCGGACGACGACGAACTCACCGATTCGCTGGGCTTCGAGCTGAATTCAGCGCCGAGTGGATTCTACACATTGAGCCGAACAACCGTCGCCGGAGGTAATCCACCGACTCCGGCAATACAGGATCCACGCGCTGCCTTTCAGGCTGCCTTTCCCATATCTGTGACCGTCGCGTCGAAATCCAAGTCGGACAACCAGACATTCCTCTGGCTCCAGTCATTGCGCGACGGCGATGGCGCAAAAGCCGACTCGGCTCTGCGACCGGCATTGGTGCTCGGGCACCGACTTGGTCAGGGCTATGTGATCGCCGTCGCGCCGGCCGAGATCCTGATGAATCAGGTCATGCGTAACCCGCAGGCAGCCATCGCGATCGTGCGCGCACTCCAGTTCGCGAATGGCTCCGGATCTTCCCCGAAACGGCCTGGGAGTGTCGTCTTCGACGAATATCATCACGGCTTCGGAATTCACGCCGACATGCCAGCTGCCATCTCGCATGCGCTCACAGATACCCCGTTAGGACGGGTAACGCTTGGGATCGTCGCCGCTGCCCTGGTGCTTCTCCTTGCGTTCGCCGTGCGACCGCTTGGACCGTTACCGGTGCCTCTGATCTCGCGTCGCTCCCCGCTCGAGCACGTTGGCGCACTCGCGCATGCTTATTCGCAGGTCGATGCGCGTAGTCTCGGTACCGGCATGCTGGTCCGCGGCCTCCGGCGGCGCCATTCGCTTGGTCTGCCTCGATCGGTATCGAATTCGACCTATCTGTCGGCACTACGGGACCGGCTACCGGCGACGTCCCCGGATATCGATCGCATAGCGACGGCTCTTGTACCAGATTCCCCGAACTCATCAGACCATCTCGCCGCCGTCGGCGCTGCGGTCGCGAACATCGAGAGGGCATTTCGAGAGTGA
- a CDS encoding DUF4129 domain-containing protein: MGPLDNAAIADTVAAVFRSSTFAGRGSVSIRELIAQWIWNLVLRFFGFAQSHPAVGIVFRIALGLSLLAILARIVYGLLLRFAPSTIGLRRSESNRGTDWWATAQTLAAQNDYTGAAHALYLALIGAAARRGLVSLHESKTTGDYLRELRRKPGAIDLPRFTDFTRSYETVIYGIGICDRDRFTTLNTLAGSLLQAPPSKSAANAALDGTGNTAPGLGQ; encoded by the coding sequence ATGGGCCCGCTCGATAACGCCGCCATCGCGGATACAGTCGCCGCCGTCTTCCGCAGCAGCACCTTCGCCGGTCGTGGCTCTGTTTCCATCAGAGAGTTGATCGCACAATGGATATGGAATCTGGTTCTTCGATTCTTTGGCTTTGCCCAGAGTCATCCGGCGGTCGGCATCGTATTTCGCATCGCCCTCGGATTGTCCCTGCTGGCCATACTCGCTCGCATCGTGTATGGCCTCCTGCTGCGTTTCGCACCATCCACAATCGGATTGCGGAGGTCCGAGTCCAACCGCGGCACCGATTGGTGGGCCACCGCACAGACGCTCGCCGCGCAGAACGACTATACCGGCGCAGCACACGCTCTCTATCTCGCGCTCATAGGGGCAGCCGCACGCCGCGGACTCGTGTCCCTCCATGAATCCAAGACCACAGGCGACTACCTGCGCGAGCTTCGCAGAAAGCCAGGCGCGATCGACCTGCCGCGCTTCACCGACTTCACACGCTCGTACGAAACGGTGATCTACGGCATTGGCATCTGCGATCGAGACCGCTTCACCACACTCAACACGCTGGCAGGTAGCCTCCTGCAAGCTCCTCCATCGAAGTCCGCTGCGAATGCTGCCCTGGACGGTACCGGTAATACCGCACCCGGTCTCGGACAATGA
- a CDS encoding DUF2225 domain-containing protein — translation MTALRKIELRCPSCSHEFPSETVVSTNWFGGKRTDFHERAAGAQPWAYQVHMCDRCGYSGAERDFTDQTDISPLVRERVWSELSPHAHGAVTGSEKYEAAAKVAQWQSADQRYIGDLWLRAAWCCVDESDIEAERYFRRLAAWSFEQALEFYDTVPREDRAVLVYLVGELWRRIGDLTQANAWFDLVPDEITDPVAQRWVIEAARRQQADPREWFA, via the coding sequence ATGACTGCATTGCGCAAGATCGAGCTGCGGTGTCCATCATGTAGCCATGAGTTTCCGTCCGAGACGGTGGTGTCCACCAACTGGTTTGGTGGCAAGCGAACGGATTTTCATGAACGTGCGGCTGGGGCGCAGCCATGGGCGTATCAGGTGCACATGTGCGACCGATGCGGCTACTCCGGCGCGGAGCGAGATTTTACCGATCAGACCGATATCAGCCCGCTCGTGCGGGAGCGAGTGTGGAGCGAGCTATCGCCGCATGCTCATGGAGCGGTGACTGGATCGGAGAAGTACGAAGCCGCGGCCAAGGTGGCGCAGTGGCAGAGCGCCGACCAACGTTACATCGGTGACTTGTGGCTGCGTGCCGCCTGGTGTTGCGTGGACGAAAGCGACATCGAAGCGGAGCGGTATTTCAGGCGGCTGGCGGCGTGGTCATTCGAGCAGGCCCTGGAATTCTACGATACGGTTCCACGTGAAGATCGTGCAGTTCTCGTGTATCTGGTCGGCGAGCTGTGGCGTCGCATTGGTGACCTGACGCAGGCGAATGCGTGGTTCGATCTGGTGCCGGACGAGATTACCGATCCGGTCGCGCAACGGTGGGTGATAGAGGCAGCGCGGCGACAGCAAGCCGATCCTCGCGAGTGGTTTGCCTAG
- the upp gene encoding uracil phosphoribosyltransferase, giving the protein MEFSNLTIIRHPLVLHKLTLLRDRRTPTKIFKELVDEIATLMAYEATKDLGIEPREVDTPLEHTTGHHISGKKLTLVPILRAGLGMVEGVLRLVPSARVGHIGLYRDHETLQPVDYYFKIPGDAAERDFFLLDPMLATGGSAVAAVSSLKRTGATRIRFLCLVAAPEGVQKLLDSHPDVQVYAASLDRELNSVGYILPGLGDAGDRLFGTR; this is encoded by the coding sequence ATGGAGTTTTCGAACCTCACTATTATCCGTCACCCGCTGGTCCTCCACAAGCTCACGCTGCTTCGGGACAGGCGCACACCCACCAAGATCTTCAAGGAATTGGTGGATGAGATAGCGACCCTGATGGCTTACGAAGCTACCAAGGATCTCGGTATCGAGCCCCGGGAAGTGGATACGCCCCTGGAGCACACGACGGGTCACCATATAAGTGGCAAGAAGCTCACACTCGTTCCAATCCTGCGCGCCGGCCTGGGAATGGTTGAGGGAGTTCTCCGACTCGTCCCGTCGGCACGCGTGGGCCACATCGGCCTCTACCGCGATCACGAGACTCTCCAGCCCGTCGACTACTACTTCAAGATTCCCGGCGATGCCGCCGAGCGCGATTTCTTTCTTCTCGATCCGATGCTCGCAACCGGCGGGAGCGCAGTCGCCGCAGTCTCGTCACTCAAGAGAACCGGCGCAACACGTATTCGCTTCCTCTGCCTCGTCGCGGCACCGGAAGGGGTCCAGAAACTCCTCGACTCACATCCGGACGTGCAGGTCTACGCAGCATCGCTCGATCGCGAGCTGAATTCCGTGGGTTACATACTTCCCGGTCTGGGCGACGCAGGAGACAGACTCTTCGGCACGCGCTGA